A part of Onthophagus taurus isolate NC chromosome 7, IU_Otau_3.0, whole genome shotgun sequence genomic DNA contains:
- the LOC139430366 gene encoding uncharacterized protein, with translation MKINTKLFGAVSERVRVVINRSSVPLTEEETKVLAKGLNYAVAPKRVPKEEIICEVEVAIRRIPAVKAEEIRQDIARVLKTAMPPKSNLTINKRRALRTIREKPDIIILPADKGNATVVMDRKEYDDKIKSLLDTATYKKIKKDTTEMIVRKMKELVKFTEIPADQQKSLFVQAPVPARIYGLPKIHKPDVPLRPIVSAINSPTYQLAKHLSKILSPFTGKTVESLFTRVPVKDAVDGLRQKLIPEGLPKYVPGLVEYCLSSTYFSWKGEFYEQCEGAAMGSPLSPVIANFYMEMFEEEALKKSPWKPKLWLRYVDDTFVIWQHGKEQLQEFLDHLNSQHPMIKFTMETENAKQLPFLDVLVTRKTDGGMKLGVYRKKTHTNRYLQASSHHHPQQKRSMIQALFQRAERICDKENLRKEERFLEDVLQKNGYTMRDIRRSTKPHKQKDDSVSTTPAGFICLPYVSGVTDRIARRLKKNDIVVRYGTVSKIQNALPIAKDKLTPLKGAGVYRLSCSCSKYYVGQTGRNIECRIKEHERDVRLRKIQQSAVAEHCHKGGHSIEFEKTKVLARNGHYFQRLTREAIEIHQHGNNMNREDG, from the exons atgaaaatcaaTACAAAACTTTTTGGTGCTGTAAGCGAACGTGTGAG AGTCGTTATCAACCGATCAAGCGTCCCATTAACAGAGGAGGAAACTAAAGTACTCGCCAAAGGCTTAAATTATGCAGTCGCTCCAAAGAGGGTTCccaaagaagaaattatatgTGAAGTGGAAGTGGCTATTCGCAGAATACCTGCAGTGAAAGCAGAGGAAATTCGTCAAGACATAGCGAGAGTGCTTAAAACAGCAATGCCACCAAAATCAAACTTAACAATAAACAAAAGAAGAGCACTACGAACGATAAGGGAAAAACCAGACATTATCATCCTACCAGCGGACAAGGGGAATGCGACCGTGGTTATGGACAGAAAAGAATACGACGACAAGATCAAGAGCCTTTTGGACACAGCCAcctataagaaaataaaaaaggacaCAACCGAGATGATAGTAAGGAAGATGAAAGAACTGGTAAAATTCACAGAAATCCCAGCAGATCAACAAAAAAGCTTATTCGTACAGGCTCCAGTACCAGCAAGGATATATGGATTACCCAAAATCCATAAACCAGACGTCCCACTACGTCCTATTGTCAGTGCCATAAATTCTCCCACCTATCAACTAGCAAAACACCTTTCCAAGATTCTGTCTCCTTTTACAGGTAAAACAGTGGAATCTCTATTCACCAGAGTACCAGTCAAAGATGCCGTGGATGGTCTTCGCCAGAAACTTATCCCGGAGGGTTTGCCCAAGTATGTCCCAGGACTAGTGGAATACTGCCTATCGTCGACATATTTCAGCTGGAAGGGGGAATTCTACGAGCAATGCGAAGGAGCAGCCATGGGATCACCTCTGTCTCCTGTGATAGCCAATTTTTACATGGAGATGTTTGAAGAGGAGGCGCTAAAGAAGAGTCCTTGGAAACCGAAGCTATGGCTCCGTTACGTCGATGACACTTTCGTGATCTGGCAACATGGAAAAGAGCAACTCCAGGAATTTCTAGACCACCTCAATTCACAGCACCccatgataaaatttaccatggaaacagaaaatGCAAAACAGTTGCCATTCCTGGATGTGTTAGTCACTAGGAAAACAGACGGGGGCATGAAACTGGGAGtatatcgaaagaagacaCATACGAATAGGTACCTGCAGGCTTCATCCCACCACCACccacaacagaagaggtccatGATTCAAGCCTTATTTCAGCGAGCAGAGAGGATATGCGATAAAGAGAAcctaagaaaagaagaaagattcCTAGAAGATGTGCTGCAGAAGAACGGCTACACGATGAGAGATATCCGACGATCCACCAAACCACATAAACAGAAGGATGACTCGGTAAGTACGACACCAGCCGGTTTTATCTGCCTTCCTTACGTTTCAGGTGTGACGGACCGAATTGCGAGGCGTCTGAAGAAGAATGATATCGTGGTACGATACGGTACGGtcagcaaaatacaaaacgcTCTTCCGATAGCCAAAGACAAACTAACCCCATTAAAGGGAGCTGGAGTCTACCGGCTATCTTGCAGTTGCTCGAAATAttacgttggccaaactggacgtaacatcgagtgccgcatcaaaGAACACGAAAGAGACGTCCGACTAAGGAAGATCCAACAATCTGCAGTCGCAGAGCATTGCCACAAAGGAGGACACAGCATAGAGTTCGAAAAAACCAAAGTGCTAGCAAGAAACGGGCATTACTTCCAAAGATTGACGAGAGAGGCGATAGAGATTCATCAACATGGGAATAACATGAATAGAGAAGATGGCTGA
- the LOC111413992 gene encoding peritrophin-1-like codes for MKATFLLCATFVLAFQYAKADPVGECPDDMNPDKVDFLVDDEDCTVFYKCDWGKPVKFDCPSDLHFNKELEVCDWPDKAGCNGDGGDDSGSSSSSSSSESNEGDDDEEVVDGGDEEEEVEGGDGNVEEDSGSSSSSSSSESDESGDGNGQGRCPNDPCPKENGDFPHYFAHPETCGRFCQCDWGVAYDMPCPDGLHFNTKLNVCDWPADAGCE; via the exons atgaaaG cTACATTCTTGTTATGTGCCACCTTTGTATTGGCTTTCCAATATGCCAAAGCCGACCCAGTTGGTGAATGCCCCGACGACATGAACCCGGATAAAGTTGATTTCTTGGTAGATGATGAAGATTGCACCGTCTTTTACAAATGCGATTGGGGAAAACCCGTCAAATTCGATTGCCCATCTGATTTACATTTCAACAAAGAATTGGAAGTCTGTGATTGGCCAGATAAAGCTGGATGCAACGGTGATGGTGGAGACGACAGTGGAAGCAGCAGCAGCAGTAGCAGCAGCGAAAGCAATGAAGGGGATGACGATGAAGAAGTAGTTGATGGAGgtgatgaagaagaagaagttgagGGAGGAGATGGCAATGTTGAAGAAGATTCCGGTAGCTCCAGCTCTAGTTCTAGCTCCGAAAGTGACGAAAGTGGCGATGGAAACGGTCAAGGCAGATGCCCAAATGATCCATGCCCAAAAGAAAATGGTGATTTCCCTCATTACTTTGCCCACCCTGAAACTTGTGGCAGATTCTGCCAATGTGACTGGGGAGTAGCCTATGATATGCCGTGCCCAGATGGACTTCATTTCAACACCAAACTTAATGTTTGTGATTGGCCAGCTGATGCAGGCTGTGAATAA
- the LOC111413993 gene encoding chondroitin proteoglycan 2-like encodes MKVTFLLCATFVLAFQYAKADPVGECPDDMNPEKVDFLVDDKDCTVFYKCDWGKPVKFDCPSDLHFNKELEVCDWPDKAGCNGDGGDDGGSSSSSSSSESDEGDDDEEVVEGGDDNVEEDSGSSSSSSSSESDESGDGNGQGKCPNDPCPKENGDFPHYFAHPETCGRFCQCDWGVAYDMPCPDGLHFNTKLNVCDWPADAGCSTFLNYYSNCSITAIWLSIKMKVTFLLCATFVLAFQYAKADPVGECPDTMNPEKVDFLVDDNDCTVFYKCDWGKPVKFDCPSDLHFNKELEVCDWPDKAGCNGDGGDDGGSSSSSSSSESDEGDDDEEVVEGGDDNVEEDSGSSSSSSSSESDESGDGNGQGRCPSDPCPKENGEFPHYFAHPETCGRFCQCDWGVAYDMPCPDGLHFNTKLNVCDWPADAGCEFISDFFAVNIAIKSNSTFLNYYSNCSITAIWLSIKMKVTFLLCATFVLAFQYAKADPVGECPDTMNPEKVDFLVDDNDCTVFYKCDWGKPVKFDCPSDLHFNKELEVCDWPDKAGCNGDGGDDGGSSSSSSSSESDEGDDDEDVVEGGDDNVEEDSSSSSSSSSSESDESGDGNGQGKCPNDPCPKENGDFPHYFAHPESCGRFCQCDWGVAYDMPCPDGLHFNTKLNVCDWPADAGCE; translated from the exons atgaaaG tTACATTCTTGTTATGTGCCACCTTTGTATTGGCTTTCCAATATGCCAAGGCCGACCCAGTTGGTGAATGCCCCGACGACATGAACCCGGAAAAAGTTGATTTCTTGGTAGATGATAAAGATTGCACCGTCTTCTACAAATGCGATTGGGGAAAACCCGTCAAATTCGATTGCCCATCTGATTTACATTTCAACAAAGAATTGGAAGTCTGTGATTGGCCCGATAAAGCTGGATGCAACGGTGATGGTGGAGATGACGGTGGAAGTAGCAGCAGCAGTAGCAGTAGCGAAAGCGATGAAGGGGATGACGATGAAGAAGTAGTTGAAGGAGGAGATGACAATGTTGAAGAAGATTCCGGTAGCTCCAGCTCTAGTTCTAGCTCCGAAAGTGACGAAAGTGGCGATGGAAACGGTCAAGGCAAATGCCCAAATGATCCATGCCCAAAAGAAAATGGTGATTTCCCTCATTACTTTGCCCACCCTGAAACCTGTGGTAGATTCTGCCAATGCGACTGGGGAGTTGCCTATGATATGCCATGCCCAGATGGACTTCATTTCAACACCAAACTTAATGTTTGCGATTGGCCAGCTGATGCAGGAT GTAGTACCTTCCTCAATTATTATTCGAATTGTTCGATTACAGCAATTTGGTTAAGCATCAAAATGAAAG tTACTTTCTTGTTATGTGCCACCTTTGTATTGGCTTTCCAATATGCCAAAGCCGACCCAGTTGGCGAATGCCCTGACACAATGAACCCGGAGAAAGTTGATTTCTTGGTAGATGATAACGATTGCACCGTCTTCTACAAATGCGATTGGGGAAAACCCGTCAAATTCGATTGCCCATCTGATTTACATTTCAACAAAGAATTGGAAGTCTGTGATTGGCCCGATAAAGCTGGATGCAACGGTGATGGTGGAGATGACGGTGGAAGTAGCAGCAGCAGTAGCAGTAGCGAAAGCGATGAAGGGGATGACGATGAAGAAGTAGTTGAAGGAGGAGATGACAATGTTGAAGAAGATTCCGGTAGCTCCAGCTCTAGTTCTAGCTCCGAAAGTGACGAGAGTGGCGATGGAAACGGTCAAGGAAGATGCCCAAGTGATCCATGCCCAAAAGAAAACGGTGAATTCCCTCATTACTTTGCCCACCCTGAAACCTGTGGTAGATTCTGCCAATGTGACTGGGGAGTTGCCTATGATATGCCATGCCCAGATGGACTTCATTTCAACACCAAACTTAATGTTTGCGATTGGCCAGCTGATGCAGGATgtgaat TTATCTCCGATTTTTTTGCGGTTAACATTGCTATAAAATCAAATAGTACCTTCCTCAATTATTATTCGAATTGTTCGATTACAGCAATTTGGTTAAGCATCAAAATGAAAG ttacATTCTTGTTATGTGCCACCTTTGTATTGGCTTTCCAATATGCCAAAGCCGACCCAGTTGGTGAATGCCCTGACACAATGAACCCGGAAAAAGTTGATTTCTTGGTAGATGATAACGATTGCACCGTCTTTTACAAATGCGATTGGGGAAAACCCGTCAAATTCGATTGCCCATCTGATTTACATTTCAACAAAGAATTGGAAGTCTGTGATTGGCCAGATAAAGCCGGATGCAACGGTGATGGTGGAGATGACGGTGGAAGTAGCAGCAGCAGTAGCAGTAGCGAAAGCGATGAAGGGGATGACGATGAAGATGTAGTTGAAGGAGGAGATGACAATGTTGAAGAAGATTCCAGTAGCTCCAGCTCTAGTTCTAGCTCCGAAAGTGACGAAAGTGGCGATGGAAACGGTCAAGGCAAATGTCCAAATGATCCATGCCCAAAAGAAAATGGTGATTTCCCTCATTACTTTGCCCACCCTGAAAGCTGTGGTAGATTCTGCCAATGCGATTGGGGAGTTGCCTATGATATGCCATGCCCAGATGGACTTCATTTCAACACCAAACTTAATGTTTGCGATTGGCCAGCTGATGCAGGATgcgaataa